GGGACAGTTCTCTTTGGTTACTGTATATGCGCCTGTGTTTCTATGCTAAATTAGGATGTAGTTTGTGTTTATAGAAAATTGCGTCTTAGATTAATTAATCATTGACAAATTGTAAGTGCAGGTTGATTATGCATGTACACCTGAAGAAGTGCAGCAGCATTTCCAATCTTGTGGTACTGTCAACAGGGTTACCATTCTTACAGATAAATTTGGTCAACCCAAGGGCTTCGCTTATGTGGAGTTCCTTGAAGCCGAGGCTGTTCAGGAGGCCCTCCTTTTAAACGAGTCAGAGTTGCATGGAAGACAATTGAAGGTAGTTCTTGGAGAAGGATGATAGATGCTTCTGTTCCTATGTTGTATTATTAACGCCGGTATCTGTAAACGTAGTTCAAATTCTAATAACTATGACAAATGGATTTAATATCATTCTATTCATCTCAGGTTCAACAAAAGCGGACTAATATTCCTGGGATGAAGCAGTATTTTCCTCAGCGTTACAATCCTTACATGGGTTATCGATCCAGGAGGCCTTATGTACCCCCGTATTTCTACTCACCATATGGATATGGGTAAGTTTCCTGCATAACATATATTCACTTTTATCACTGTTTGATACATGAATCACGTCCCTTACTTCATGCTGCAGGAAGACTCCCCGTTACCGAAGGCCCATGCGATACATGCCATACTACTAAGGAGGGCTTTGCCCATAACTAGACTGCCATATGAATCTATATTTATGACTTCACTTCAAGAGCCTATAGAACTATGGACTTGATTATCTTTAGCCATTCGATGTCGAACTATATCAATGATCTAATGTATGATATACGGTAATATCCAAACTTTTTGTATGATGATTTGGCTATGATATCCAAACTTTTTAGCAACTAACTGTTTAGCCTTTCGGTAGAGTAGATTTTCTggaatttctaatttttagcAACTAAATCTAGTCTAGGTGAGATTATGAGTGATCCCTACATTTTAGTTTGGTTggtatgattttaaaatttttgactTAGCTTCaagtttaaatttagttatggTTCAGCCATACCTCAGATCAGTTTTGAGTTATGGATCAGCCACAACCATCAAACTGCTTCCACATcgagattcaaattaaaatagggGTCAAAATTGATAGGAAGAAGACTgaatggtttatttatttgttttttgttcaaCAAATGTAGATGTAGAAGATATAACCTCAATTAACATGTGCATTTTAGATGAATTCAAACGTGCTTTAAGTGAATCAATATATCCCCAAAGGATTGAAATGTTTGATCAATGTATGCTTTGTTGCCAGTTTCACTCGAGATAATTTGATGGAATATAGTCAATTTGATAACCAAGAAATATTCAAGTTTCATCTCAATGCTTAAATGTTAATCAGGTAATGTTTACATTGAAACACTTGGAAATCTAAATCGACTAGTCCTAAACTTGTGATCCTCCAACTCTTTGGTTAGAGTTCACTTATTAACTCTCCACAGCAAAATACTCCAATTACCTCCTGGCGTTCATATATTGATAGACTGAATTTGAATCTCTGGCGAATACCAACTCTAGGCTTATTCACAGTCAAACATGATTGGTGTTTAAGTGAAGCTTGGGGAAAGAGGGTTCTGCTTTCCAATCCTCTTCTTCCTAAGCCTCTCTGCTATGATGAAAGCAAGCTCAAGAGACTGAGAAGCATTCAGCCTCGGGTCGCAGTGCGTGTGGTATCTTGACGATAAGTCATCGAAGGTTACAATTCGGGATCCTCCAATGCATTCTGTCACATTCTGTCCAGTCATTTCCAAATGAATCCCCCCCGCATGGCTCCCTTCTTGCTCGTGCACATCAAAGAAAGCTCGGACCTCGGCCTATAAGAAAAACGTTTCGACACTTGGTTTAGAACACAGACTCAGATCATGTCATAATGGGGACAATAAACTAAAGTTACCAACAgcaaaattttgattcaaaagGGCTATTGCAGGTTTTGTAGGGTGAAGAACAGGATAGAAATATACCAGAATGGCATCAAACGGGCGAGTTTTGAGGCCACAGGGTGCCTTAATGGTGTTTCCATGCATTGGATCACAGACCCATGTCACAACTTGCCCTGCCCTTCGTACAGCTCTAATCAAATGGGGAAGCTTCACTCTCTGGTTCTCAGCCCCCATTCTTACAATCACAGTTATCCTTCCTGGTTTGTTATCAGGATTGAGGATTTCAATGAGTTTAACCAGCTCATTTGGATCCATTTTGTTGCTAACCTGCATTACAAAAACCACATTAACCATTGTTTCTCACGcataatatttgatttatcAACAAACATTAGATCACCTCCCCAAATTAATATGCTTTAAGAAACTACCTTAATTCCAAGAGGGTTAGCAACCCCTCTAAGGAACTCGACGTGGGCACCATCGAGTTGTCGGGTACGTTCCCCGACCCAAAGCATGTGAGCTGAGCAGTCATAGTAAAGGCCAGATGTTGAGTCCAGCCTGGTAAGTGATTGCTCATAAGGCAAGAGCAAACACTCGTGAGAAGTCCAGAACTCAGTCGTTGTCATGATAGGATGGTCGACTGTAAGCCCTGCAGCAGCCATGAATCCAAGGGTATCGTCGACACGACGAGCAAGTTCGTGATACCTATTGAGCAATTTAAGAATACACTTAATTCTCTAGTGACTAAAAAACTAGATCTAGAGCTACAACAATTGGCTGATTCTAATCAGATCATGGAGCAAGCATAATTAAAGCAACTAGGCTTACCTATCTGCCTGCTCACTGTTTTCAGCAAAATCCAGATTCCATTGAGTGACCCTCTGCATTGCAGCATATCCTCCAGTGGCGAAGGATCTGAGAAGGTTGAGAGTTGCAGCAGATTGTGTGTAAGCTCTAATCATCCTTTCTGGGTCTGGAATTCTTGACTTCTCAGTAAAATCATCACCATTGATGTTGTCTCCCTTGTAGCTTGGAAGACTTACTCCATCCTTCACCTCAAGAGGGTCTGATCTAGGCTTTGCAAATTGACCAGCCATTCTTCCCACCTAAATGAATGATGAAGTTAAATGAATTAGACAATCAGTAAGCCTTAGACAACAAAAGATTCATAAAGGGCAGAG
This sequence is a window from Cucurbita pepo subsp. pepo cultivar mu-cu-16 chromosome LG19, ASM280686v2, whole genome shotgun sequence. Protein-coding genes within it:
- the LOC111781876 gene encoding polyadenylate-binding protein 3-like, whose amino-acid sequence is MDEEEHEVYGGEIPVEEGDVDMTAADDDAIKELDEMKKRLKEMEEEAAALREMQAKVEKEMGAVQDPAGAVVSQESKEETDSRSVFVGNVDYACTPEEVQQHFQSCGTVNRVTILTDKFGQPKGFAYVEFLEAEAVQEALLLNESELHGRQLKVQQKRTNIPGMKQYFPQRYNPYMGYRSRRPYVPPYFYSPYGYGKTPRYRRPMRYMPYY
- the LOC111781874 gene encoding phospho-2-dehydro-3-deoxyheptonate aldolase 2, chloroplastic-like produces the protein MALSNFAALSSSKLIFNPLVEPKSHQPISFFAPSKTHFRLRQRISAVHSTEPANDKVVAEASSKKVVAAPSRTEKWGLESWKSKKALQLPEYPDQAALESVLKTIESFPPIVFAGEARSLEERLAEAAMGNAFLLQGGDCAESFKEFSANNIRDTFRILLQMGVVLMFGGQMPVIKVGRMAGQFAKPRSDPLEVKDGVSLPSYKGDNINGDDFTEKSRIPDPERMIRAYTQSAATLNLLRSFATGGYAAMQRVTQWNLDFAENSEQADRYHELARRVDDTLGFMAAAGLTVDHPIMTTTEFWTSHECLLLPYEQSLTRLDSTSGLYYDCSAHMLWVGERTRQLDGAHVEFLRGVANPLGIKVSNKMDPNELVKLIEILNPDNKPGRITVIVRMGAENQRVKLPHLIRAVRRAGQVVTWVCDPMHGNTIKAPCGLKTRPFDAILAEVRAFFDVHEQEGSHAGGIHLEMTGQNVTECIGGSRIVTFDDLSSRYHTHCDPRLNASQSLELAFIIAERLRKKRIGKQNPLSPSFT